A genomic window from Streptomyces broussonetiae includes:
- a CDS encoding RRQRL motif-containing zinc-binding protein has translation MTATPVGGSLPVYRWRLAPDGLATRRQLRAMGLRPGGQDVAAEVQRPRRKRGPLVAYLYRIDRAKPVRPMTPGRWSALARANRARRICPTCRRDAGYVIPAALGACVPCADSN, from the coding sequence ATGACCGCCACTCCGGTGGGTGGCTCGCTGCCGGTGTACCGGTGGCGGCTCGCCCCTGACGGACTGGCCACCCGCAGACAGCTCCGCGCGATGGGGCTGCGCCCGGGCGGTCAGGACGTGGCCGCCGAAGTTCAGCGTCCCCGCCGCAAGCGAGGCCCGCTGGTCGCCTACCTCTACCGCATCGACCGCGCAAAGCCCGTCCGGCCGATGACACCGGGCCGGTGGTCCGCGCTCGCCCGGGCCAACCGTGCCCGCCGCATCTGCCCCACCTGCCGGCGCGATGCCGGATACGTCATCCCCGCCGCTCTCGGCGCGTGCGTGCCCTGCGCCGACTCCAACTGA